In a genomic window of Onychostoma macrolepis isolate SWU-2019 chromosome 08, ASM1243209v1, whole genome shotgun sequence:
- the plat gene encoding tissue-type plasminogen activator yields the protein MNLLLNLLLLLFALCCAADPKVLNIRQKRGTRTYRDACVDANSAAVRDIGATWLRWKAQKVEFCRCAVRARVRCHEIPVTKCFVSKCYNGGTCKEAVYSSDFICQCPPGFTGTQCEINTTERCSRGQGSGYRGTWSMSVSGLECINWNSSSLRGKKFTARRPEANTLGLGNHNYCRNPDGDTKPWCYVYKKAQISWEFCSLPTCVIDPYLECTRGSGQTYRGTKAVTRSGLKCLSWDSPAVSRKIYNAWRTDAREIGIGSHNFCRNPDGDLGPWCHVYKGPQLTWELCDVPKCSRKTPSITTLGPRAPITTNNRGSCGQRVEAPSNSLPMFRIRGGQVSDIREQPWQAAITVYLPRAKSYNFLCGGVLIDSCWILSAAHCFQERFDENRLRVVLGRTFRLQNSSSEQIFDVEKYWIHEQYDDETYDNDIALLKLKSEFGICAIHSPEVLPACLPEPNLVLPDWTECEISGYGKEEEFSPFYSERIKRGMVRLWPQEQCVSEKLAGRLVTPNMLCAGDTRGLDDACKGDSGGPLVCPKNGRMTLMGLISWGDGCGKKDTPGVYTRVTNYTNWISSKMRAN from the exons ATGAATTTATTACTAAACCTGCTGTTGCTGCTTTTTGCTCTATGCTGTGCTGCAGATCCcaaa GTGCTGAATATCAGACAGAAGAGAGGCACGCGCACATATAGAG acgcTTGTGTGGACGCTAATTCAGCCGCAGTCAGAGACATTGGAGCGACGTGGCTGCGATGGAAGGCACAGAAAGTTGAATTCTGCCGTTGCGCCGTTCGAGCAAGAGTGCGCTGTCATGAGATACCGGTGACCA aatgttTTGTGTCTAAGTGTTATAATGGAGGGACGTGTAAAGAAGCTGTTTACTCCAGTGACTTCATCTGCCAGTGTCCGCCCGGGTTTACAGGCACTCAGTGTGAAATCA ACACAACTGAGCGATGTTCCAGGGGTCAGGGGTCAGGTTACCGTGGCACCTGGAGCATGAGTGTGTCAGGACTGGAGTGTATTAACTGGAATTCCAGCTCACTCCGAGGGAAGAAGTTCACCGCCAGGAGACCTGAGGCAAACACACTGGGACTGGGAAATCACAACTACTGCAG GAATCCAGATGGAGATACTAAACCCTGGTGTTACGTTTATAAAAAGGCTCAGATCTCATGGGAGTTCTGCTCTTTACCGACCTGCGTAATCG ACCCCTATCTAGAGTGCACACGGGGATCCGGTCAGACCTACAGAGGGACGAAAGCCGTCACACGCAGCGGTTTGAAGTGTCTGTCATGGGATTCACCTGCAGTATCTCGAAAGATCTACAACGCATGGAGGACCGACGCCAGAGAGATCGGCATCGGCAGCCACAACTTCTGCAG GAACCCAGACGGTGACCTCGGCCCTTGGTGTCACGTCTATAAAGGGCCTCAGTTGACCTGGGAGCTCTGTGACGTCCCTAAATGCT CGAGGAAAACTCCGTCAATCACCACACTCGGACCACGAGCCCCGATAACCACCAACAACCGAG GTTCCTGCGGTCAGCGGGTTGAAGCTCCTTCAAACTCTCTGCCCATGTTCAGGATTCGTGGAGGTCAGGTCAGCGATATCAGAGAGCAGCCGTGGCAGGCCGCCATCACCGTCTATCTGCCACGCGCCAAATCATACAACTTCCTCTGCGGCGGCGTCCTCATCGACTCCTGCTGGATCCTCTCCGCCGCTCACTGCTTCCaggagag ATTTGATGAGAATCGTCTTCGAGTGGTTCTGGGTCGAACCTTCAGGCTTCAGAACTCCAGCAGCGAGCAGATCTTTGACGTGGAGAAATACTGGATCCACGAGCAGTACGACGACGAGACGTATGACAATGATATCG CTCTGCTCAAGTTAAAAAGCGAGTTCGGTATCTGTGCCATTCACTCTCCGGAAGTTCTGCCTGCATGTTTACCAGAACCTAACCTGGTTTTACCGGACTGGACGGAGTGTGAGATCTCTGGTTATGGGAAAGAGGAAGAGT TTTCTCCGTTTTACTCGGAGCGAATTAAGCGTGGTATGGTGCGCTTGTGGCCGCAGGAACAGTGCGTCTCGGAGAAGCTGGCCGGCCGTCTGGTGACCCCAAACATGCTGTGCGCCGGAGACACGCGCGGCCTGGACGACGCCTGCAAG GGGGATTCCGGTGGTCCTCTGGTGTGTCCCAAAAACGGCAGGATGACTCTGATGGGTTTGATCAGCTGGGGCGACGGCTGCGGGAAGAAAGACACGCCTGGCGTTTACACACGTGTCACAAACTACACAAACTGGATCTCCAGCAAGATGAGAGCCAACTGA